In Tsuneonella sp. CC-YZS046, the genomic window CGGCGTCGGTTATCTCGTCCATTGTTCCGCGCGGACGCTTTCCGCGCTGGGCGAGGTGGGGGAAGCGGTGACGGTGTTCACCGACCTGCAGGTCAGCGAGAACGACTTGCGCCTGCTCGGCTTCGCCACTTCGGCGGAGCGGGACTGGTTCCGCCTGCTGACGCAGGTGCAGGGCGTGGGCAGCAAAGTCGCGCTGGCGATCCTTTCGGCGCTCTCCGCGCAGGAATTGCAGGCGGCGTGTGCCAAGGGCGACGCCGCGATGGTGGCGCGGGCCAACGGGGTCGGCCCCAAGCTGGCCAGCCGGATCGTCAACGAATTGAAGGACAAGGCTGGCGGCTTGCCGGGCGTGCCCGGGGCCGGGGCGGCCGTGGTCCATCAGGCCGGTTCGGCCAGCGCCGATGCCGTCTCGGCGCTGGAGAACCTCGGCTTCAAGCCGGGCGTCGCCGCCGCCGCCGTCGCCCATGCCCAGGCCGAACTGGGCGAGGAGGCCGGGCTGAATGATCTGGTCCGCGTGGCGCTGAAAAGGGCGGCGGGGTGAGCGACAACCCCACGCTCTCGGCCCGGCGGCAGCCGGAAGATCAGGATGCGGCGCTGCGGCCCCAGTCCCTCACGGAATTCGTGGGGCAGAAGGCCGCGCGGGAGAATCTGCGCGTGTTCATCGAAAGCGCGCGCTCGCGCGGGGAGGCGATGGACCATGTGCTGTTCTTCGGCCCGCCCGGCCTCGGCAAGACCACGCTGGCGCAGATCGTGGCGAAGGAGCTGGGCGTCGGCTTTCGCGCCACTTCCGGCCCGGTGATCGCCAAGGCGGGCGATCTGGCCGCGCTGCTCACCAATCTCGAGCCGCACGACGTGCTGTTCATCGACGAGATCCATCGCCTCAATCCGGTGGTCGAGGAGGTGCTCTATCCCGCGATGGAGGATCGGGCGCTCGACCTGATCATCGGGGAAGGGCCGTCGGCGCGGTCGGTGCGAATCGACCTGCCGCCCTTCACCCTGATCGGGGCGACCACGCGGCAGGGGCTGCTGACCACGCCGCTGCGCGACCGCTTCGGCATCCCCGTGCGGCTCAATTTCTATATGGTGGAGGAGCTGGAAAGCGTGGTTGCGCGCGGGGCGCGGCTATTGGGCATGGCGATGGACCCGGCCGGTGGGCGCGAGATCGCGCGCAGGGCGCGGGGCACGCCGCGCGTGGCCGGGCGGCTGCTGCGGCGGGTGCGGGATTTCGCGCATGTGGCCGGGGCGGACGTGGTTAACGCGCGGATCGCGGATGAGGCGCTGACGCGGCTGGAGGTCGATTCGCTCGGGCTGGATGCGATGGACCGGCGCTATCTCAGCATGATCGCCGACATCTACAAGGGCGGCCCGGTGGGCGTGGAAACGCTGGCGGCGGGCCTCGCGGAGCCGCGCGACACCATAGAGGAAGTGGTGGAACCCTACCTCATCCAGCTCGGTCTGCTGGCCCGCACCGCGCGCGGGCGCTGCCTCAACGAGCGGGGCTGGGCGCACCTCGGCCTGAGTCCCCCGGCCGGCCCGCAGGGCGGATTGTTCGGGGCCGAAGGCTGATTTCATTCGGAATCATTTCGCGTTCGGTTCCATATCGGGACAGCTTGATCAGAGCAGAGGCTTTCTCTCCCAAAAAGTGGCAATCGCCCCTTTCAAATACGGTTAACGCGATTGCCGTGCGCACGGCACTCTGCGTTCTTGGCGGTGGGGGAAGTGCCAGGTCCGAAACAGCGGGCGGTACTTTCGAACAGGAAAGAGAGTTGCCCATGTCGGTTCGTATGGCCTTGGCGAAATTGTCCGCGATCGCAGCGGGCGGAGCGCTTGTCGGTGGCGCGGTGCATGTCGCCGAGCCGCAATCGACCGATCAGCTGCAGTTCAAGTCGATCAAGTCGGTGAAGCAGGACAAGCGCGTCAAGCTGGTCAAGCAGCAGCCGAAGCCGCGCCAGGTGAAGCGCATCCGCCGCGTCATCGAGAAACCGGAATGCTGCGAGGAGCAGTATGAAATGGCGATGGTGCCGGTGCCTTACCTGCCGCCCTTGCCGCCCCAGCCCGTGAGCGGCGGCGGCGGTGGCGGCCCGGTCGTGATCGGCGGGGGGCCGGTCGGCGGCTGGGGCTTCGGCGGCGGCTTCTTCGGCGGTTTCTTCGGGGGCAGCTCCGGCGGCGGCGGCAATATCGTCATCACCTCGACCTCGTCGGGCGGCTCGACCTCCAGCTCGACCGGCGGCTTCACTTCCACCGGTGGCTCGACCTCCACCTCCACCGGCGGGTTCACCTCCACGGGCGGTTCGACTTCCACGTCGACCGGCGGGCTGACCACCACCAGCACCACCGGCGGATTCACTTCGACCACCACCGGCGGGTCCAGCTCGACCTCGACCACTACTGGCGGCGTGACGACATCGACAGGCGGCGTGACCACTTCCACCGGCAGCGTCACCACCTCCACCGGCGGGATCACCAGCACGACCACCACCTCCGGCAATGTGACGACCAGCACCTCGTCTTCGAGTTCGTCCAGCTCCAGCAGTTCGTCCTCCAGCTCGAGCAGCAGCTCCAGTTCGAGTAGTAGCGGCGGCAGCGGCAGCTCGTCCGGCGGCCATCCCTGCAAGAAGCATTGCGGCGGTTCGAGCGGCGGATCTTCCAGCTCGGGCAGCTCGAGCAGCAGCAGTTCCTCAAGTTCTGGCGGCTCGTCCAGCACCAGCACTTCCGGCAACATGACGACCAGCACCTCTTCGTCGAGCAGCGGTTCGAGTTCCTCCAGCTCCAGCAGCTCGTCGAGCAGCAGCAGTTCGACCTCGTCCTCCAGCTCGACCAGCGGCACCACCACCAACAGCAGCACGAGCGGCACTCCGGTTCCGGCGCCGCCGATGGTGATCCTGTTCGGCATGGCCGCCGCGGCGGTGTTCGGCCGGCGCAAGCTGGCGTTGAAGAAGGCGGCCTGAACCACCGCGAATTTTCCCGTAGACTACCCGTAGCGAGAAGGGCGGCCTCCCCGTGGCCGCCCTTTTCCTTTGCGCCCCGTTCTCCGGGCGGCCCACGGGCCGCTTCAGCTAAACCCGCTACGGCGCACAGGAAAAACCCCGCCCCTCCCGGCAGGGAGGAGCGGGGCCGCGTTGCGGTATGTGGGAGGGCTGGCGCTTAGGCGGCCAGCTTGCGCAGCACGTAGTGCAGGATGCCGCCGTTGAGGTAATATTCCAGCTCGTTGGCGGTATCGATCCGGCACAGCGTCTGGAAAGTGAAGGTCGAGCCATCCTTGCGGGTGACTTCCACATCCACGGTCTGGCGCGGCTGGATCGTGGCGATGCCGCGAATGGTGAAGCTGTCGTCCCCGGTCAGGCCCAGCGTCTCGCGGGTTTCGCCATTGACGAACTGCAGCGGCAGCACGCCCATGCCGACCAGGTTGGAGCGGTGGATGCGCTCGAAGCTCTCCACGATCACCGCGCGCACGCCGAGCAGGTTGGTGCCCTTGGCGGCCCAGTCGCGGCTGGAGCCGGTGCCGTATTCCTTGCCGGCGACGACCACCATCGGCGTGCCGTCGGCCTTGTGCTTCATCGCCACGTCGTAGATCGCGCCGACATCCTCGCCATAGCGGCTCATCCCGCCTTCGATGCCGGGCACCATTTCATTGCGGATGCGGATATTGGCGAAGGTGCCGCGCATCATCACTTCGTGGTGGCCGCGGCG contains:
- the ruvA gene encoding Holliday junction branch migration protein RuvA codes for the protein MIAKLKGLLDETGADWAVIDVSGVGYLVHCSARTLSALGEVGEAVTVFTDLQVSENDLRLLGFATSAERDWFRLLTQVQGVGSKVALAILSALSAQELQAACAKGDAAMVARANGVGPKLASRIVNELKDKAGGLPGVPGAGAAVVHQAGSASADAVSALENLGFKPGVAAAAVAHAQAELGEEAGLNDLVRVALKRAAG
- the ruvB gene encoding Holliday junction branch migration DNA helicase RuvB; this translates as MSDNPTLSARRQPEDQDAALRPQSLTEFVGQKAARENLRVFIESARSRGEAMDHVLFFGPPGLGKTTLAQIVAKELGVGFRATSGPVIAKAGDLAALLTNLEPHDVLFIDEIHRLNPVVEEVLYPAMEDRALDLIIGEGPSARSVRIDLPPFTLIGATTRQGLLTTPLRDRFGIPVRLNFYMVEELESVVARGARLLGMAMDPAGGREIARRARGTPRVAGRLLRRVRDFAHVAGADVVNARIADEALTRLEVDSLGLDAMDRRYLSMIADIYKGGPVGVETLAAGLAEPRDTIEEVVEPYLIQLGLLARTARGRCLNERGWAHLGLSPPAGPQGGLFGAEG